In one Lycium barbarum isolate Lr01 chromosome 7, ASM1917538v2, whole genome shotgun sequence genomic region, the following are encoded:
- the LOC132602673 gene encoding galactolipase DONGLE, chloroplastic-like: MASTIIKFPYPNTNISSFSGEFLPKSCFIQANEVKLANLSSASSRLIPKASTSTLISIKDNGHNITMPTTMTKTFSHSNITNNKVATMWREIQGSRNWENLVNPLDSLLQEEIVRYGEFVAACYNAFDLDPNSKRYLNCKYGKNSMLNEVGLGKSGYQITKYIYATTDINVLSIGQNCSSSGRWIGYVAISSDEETKRLGRRDVLITFRGTVTNPEWIANLMSTLSPARLDPNNPRPEVKVEAGFLSLYTSNEGEKFGLGSCREQLLSEIGRAINMYKGEEMSITVAGHSMGGALALLLAYDIAELELNKNVTTTATMPESPLSCDKLYESSPLLVSEKNSIPVTVFSFGGPRVGNSGFKERCEDLGVKVLRIVNANDPVTKLPGVFLNENFRVLAGKYEVPWSCSCYAHVGVEILLDFFNMQNPSCVHDLGTYLNLLKSHHKSLQVEREEDIHFLNRAKDFFLSGLKISMLYNGEMLPSIW, translated from the coding sequence ATGGCTTCCACAATCATTAAATTTCCATATCCAAATACAAACATTTCTTCATTTTCAGGAGAGTTTCTACCTAAGTCATGTTTTATCCAAGCAAATGAGGTGAAATTAGCAAATTTGTCTTCAGCATCATCTAGATTGATACCAAAGGCTTCTACTTCTACTTTAATATCTATAAAAGATAATGGTCATAATATTACTATGCCCACTACTATGACTAAAACATTTAGTCATAGTAATATTACTAATAATAAAGTGGCTACCATGTGGAGAGAAATTCAAGGATCAAGAAATTGGGAAAATTTAGTGAACCCGTTGGATTCACTTCTCCAAGAGGAGATTGTTAGATATGGAGAATTTGTGGCTGCATGTTACAATGCTTTTGATCTTGATCCAAATTCAAAAAGATACTTGAATTGCAAGTACGGAAAAAATAGTATGTTGAATGAAGTTGGCTTGGGAAAATCAGGCTATCAAATAACAAAGTACATTTATGCCACCACAGACATCAATGTTTTGTCAATTGGTCAAAATTGTTCATCTAGTGGAAGATGGATTGGTTATGTTGCAATTTCTAGTGATGAAGAAACTAAGAGACTGGGTAGGAGAGATGTGCTCATCACGTTCCGAGGAACGGTCACTAATCCTGAATGGATAGCGAATTTGATGAGCACATTATCTCCTGCCCGTCTCGATCCTAATAATCCTAGGCCTGAAGTGAAGGTTGAAGCTGGATTTTTGAGTTTGTACACCTCGAATGAGGGTGAAAAGTTTGGTCTTGGAAGTTGTCGCGAACAATTACTTTCTGAAATAGGGAGAGCAATAAATATGTATAAAGGCGAGGAAATGAGCATAACAGTTGCAGGACACAGCATGGGAGGTGCATTAGCCCTTTTGCTGGCTTATGACATTGCGGAGTTGGAATTGAACAAAAATGTAACAACCACAGCAACAATGCCAGAATCCCCATTAAGTTGTGATAAGCTATATGAATCATCTCCACTGTTAGTATCAGAAAAGAACAGTATACCTGTCACAGTTTTTTCCTTTGGAGGTCCCAGAGTTGGAAACTCAGGCTTCAAGGAAAGATGCGAAGACTTAGGTGTAAAAGTATTGAGAATAGTTAACGCGAATGACCCCGTCACAAAGCTTCCTGGGGTTTTTCTGAACGAAAATTTTAGGGTCTTGGCTGGGAAATATGAAGTACCGTGGAGTTGCTCATGTTATGCTCATGTTGGAGTTGAAATCTTGCTAGATTTCTTCAACATGCAAAATCCTTCTTGTGTACATGACTTGGGAACCTATCTCAATTTGCTCAAAAGTCATCATAAGAGCTTGCAAGTTgaaagagaagaagacattcATTTCTTAAATAGAGCAAAGGATTTTTTCCTTTCGGGGCTCAAAATTTCAATGCTTTATAATGGAGAGATGTTGCCATCCATTTGGTGA